Proteins encoded together in one Catellatospora citrea window:
- a CDS encoding C40 family peptidase has translation MNKAIGGIVAAVIVGCFGLPMLLLSAVMDAPGGCGSVAAPVWQTSGQPSGGGWDTEQLEIAAIIIDVGVAKGVPQWGWTVALATAMQESGLRNLPHLGDNNDHDSIGVFQQRPSQDWGTVEQLAKPEYQAGKFFDKLLKVNGWEKMPLTKAAQAVQVSAYPNAYEKWTDDAIQLVRQLTGTIADCSAEALAALPDGFSLPINTPPQVMTAIFWAVAQLGTPYHFGGSCTDPHSGDPDKQCDCSSLMQSAYRAAGVSIPRVTTDQVRAGTPIADPAMLLPGDLILIPGSLGTMSNPRHVGMYLGKGLIIQAPKTGDLVKISKLSSWIDQIVAIRRMVS, from the coding sequence ATGAACAAAGCCATCGGCGGCATCGTCGCCGCCGTCATCGTCGGCTGCTTCGGCCTGCCGATGCTGCTGCTCTCAGCCGTCATGGACGCCCCCGGCGGATGCGGCAGCGTCGCCGCGCCCGTCTGGCAGACCTCCGGGCAACCCTCCGGCGGCGGCTGGGACACCGAACAGCTGGAGATCGCCGCGATCATCATCGACGTCGGCGTCGCCAAGGGCGTGCCTCAATGGGGCTGGACCGTCGCGCTAGCCACCGCCATGCAGGAGTCCGGCCTGCGCAACCTTCCCCACCTGGGCGACAACAACGACCACGACTCGATCGGAGTGTTCCAGCAGCGGCCCAGCCAAGACTGGGGCACCGTCGAGCAGCTGGCCAAGCCCGAATACCAGGCGGGCAAGTTCTTCGACAAACTGCTCAAGGTCAACGGCTGGGAGAAGATGCCGCTCACCAAGGCCGCCCAGGCAGTCCAGGTCTCGGCCTACCCCAACGCCTACGAAAAGTGGACCGACGACGCCATACAACTCGTCCGGCAGTTGACCGGCACCATCGCCGACTGCTCGGCCGAGGCGCTCGCCGCGCTGCCGGACGGGTTCAGCCTGCCGATCAACACCCCGCCACAGGTGATGACCGCGATCTTCTGGGCGGTCGCGCAACTGGGCACCCCGTACCACTTCGGCGGATCATGTACCGACCCGCACTCCGGCGACCCCGACAAGCAGTGCGACTGCTCCTCACTGATGCAGTCGGCGTACCGGGCCGCCGGAGTCTCCATCCCCCGCGTCACCACCGACCAGGTCCGCGCCGGAACGCCGATCGCAGACCCGGCCATGCTGCTGCCCGGCGACCTCATCCTCATCCCGGGCAGCCTCGGCACCATGTCCAACCCGCGGCACGTCGGCATGTACCTCGGCAAGGGACTCATCATCCAGGCACCGAAGACAGGCGACCTGGTCAAGATCTCCAAGTTGAGCAGCTGGATTGACCAGATCGTGGCGATAAGAAGGATGGTCAGTTAG
- a CDS encoding HEAT repeat domain-containing protein has product MEDLVPLLVGLAPVKLLGGARSNAEPLVIGPLNTGYAYGTTALTIDASAPVLMYAAAMPAGVRKEHAASVDFDLTNLGKVDVRVDRVDIRVLEFYPVDFLDVTPLTAAVDIRRYSCVLDGRPGNYECRSESATYDYIKLASGELERFSVTLQVPTPGVYRFTACVRYSVAGHLKTVEYADAVTLGFFDDRGNRSISSDIQGRLLTILEHEQSPSQRSVAALHLAKFGRPEAIPELLHLLEHEHRDYLRSDVAEALAIYRSGEVTEALVAALGNKSRMVRRSAAKSLGTIGDPSSIPYLERYLGGGDVVTEAAEALGLIGDESAVAALGRALEDENEGVRQAVTSALSHLGDRAIPLLDTAVNDPNQNVRWRAILVLGELKSSAAMARLVGALTDDDSHIRSGAASRLGWIKDTSAMSALRVALRNDTPSAGAALAHLDPPDIDGLLAAANESDTRTLLGVAWGLSELAEKLERLPRAYEKRAKLIATRALEMLNALEAMADIDHEELSRFRSRGIRSIRKWQQRTDGRQ; this is encoded by the coding sequence GTGGAAGACCTTGTGCCGCTGCTCGTAGGGCTGGCACCCGTCAAGCTGCTTGGCGGAGCGCGCTCGAATGCAGAGCCGCTCGTGATTGGACCACTTAACACTGGCTACGCATATGGAACAACCGCGCTGACGATCGATGCTTCTGCGCCCGTGCTGATGTATGCCGCCGCCATGCCAGCTGGTGTTAGGAAAGAGCACGCCGCCAGTGTCGACTTCGACCTAACAAACCTTGGGAAGGTAGACGTTAGGGTCGATCGCGTTGATATTCGAGTCCTGGAATTCTATCCAGTGGACTTCCTCGACGTAACGCCTTTAACCGCAGCGGTCGATATCCGCCGTTATTCCTGCGTGCTTGATGGTCGCCCAGGCAACTACGAGTGCCGATCGGAGTCGGCCACGTACGACTACATCAAACTTGCGTCTGGGGAATTGGAACGATTTAGCGTCACCTTGCAGGTGCCAACACCTGGAGTCTATCGATTTACGGCTTGCGTGCGGTATTCGGTCGCAGGTCACCTGAAGACTGTAGAGTACGCCGACGCTGTAACTCTCGGATTCTTCGACGACAGGGGTAACCGCAGCATATCAAGCGACATTCAGGGCCGGCTATTGACAATTCTGGAGCATGAACAGTCGCCTAGCCAGCGAAGCGTTGCCGCTCTCCACCTGGCGAAGTTCGGGCGTCCCGAGGCGATCCCTGAACTTCTCCACTTGCTAGAGCACGAGCACAGGGACTACCTGAGATCAGATGTCGCAGAAGCCCTCGCCATCTATCGGAGCGGTGAGGTAACTGAAGCGCTGGTCGCCGCCTTAGGCAACAAATCCCGTATGGTTCGACGTTCGGCGGCCAAATCTCTTGGAACGATTGGCGATCCTTCCTCAATACCATATCTTGAACGATATCTTGGCGGTGGAGATGTTGTCACTGAGGCAGCCGAGGCGCTTGGCCTCATTGGGGATGAAAGTGCTGTTGCAGCGCTAGGTCGCGCACTAGAGGACGAAAATGAGGGGGTCCGGCAAGCAGTCACAAGTGCGCTCAGCCACTTGGGTGATCGCGCCATCCCACTGCTCGATACGGCGGTGAATGACCCAAATCAGAATGTGCGCTGGCGAGCCATTCTTGTTCTGGGCGAACTCAAGAGCTCGGCGGCGATGGCAAGGCTTGTAGGCGCATTGACGGACGATGACTCTCACATTAGGAGCGGGGCAGCCAGCAGGCTCGGTTGGATTAAGGACACGAGCGCGATGTCGGCGCTAAGAGTGGCTTTGCGCAATGATACTCCGTCCGCGGGCGCAGCGCTCGCCCACCTTGACCCGCCAGATATCGATGGACTACTTGCGGCGGCAAATGAATCGGATACCAGGACCCTACTCGGAGTGGCATGGGGACTATCCGAACTTGCGGAAAAGCTTGAGCGACTGCCCCGCGCATATGAAAAGCGCGCAAAGCTTATTGCTACCAGGGCGTTGGAAATGCTAAATGCGCTAGAAGCAATGGCCGACATCGATCATGAAGAGTTATCCCGGTTCCGATCCAGAGGTATCCGTTCGATCAGAAAATGGCAGCAGAGAACCGACGGCCGCCAGTAG